TGCCCTCTCTCGCCATTGACATCAATTACGTATTGAGTAGACGTACAGTGCCTATATATGTATGGATGGATGGATGTTATTAGTGCAGCGTGcatcatgtttatattttaagagaCTCACCAGTGATTCTATTTATCgtttgatttgaaaataaaccTGTATAACCCATAACATGAGAACCTAAACTATGTCCTATCAAATGCATGGACCTGCCATCTACACCATAACTATTTGCAATAGCGTCTAATAGTTTAGCGGTTTTTTTACCAACATATCTGGTGCTAAACGCAGACCACGGATATATTGGATTTTTAGACAATTCGCTCCAATCTATggtaataacattaaaatcgGATTTGTTTAAGAATTCATCTTTGATATTCTGTAGCCAATCCACGTTTTCTGCAGACATCCATCCGTGTGTCACAACTTTTATTTCGTTGGACGAGTTAAAGTATTTGCTTGTAAATGTTTCATTGCCATCAGGAACGTTTAACTGCTCCGCTTCCGTGTTAcgtctaaaatataaataaattgcttattaagtatttttcgagcagctttttttttgtgaggggaaaatcatccaatgatctctccaagccttgggtgaggcaataGAATGTCTGACACTGAATATAAACCCcattcccactcctgctttgagccagagttGGAGCTCCGGATTtgcttacctacctactatgtCATAGCTTAGCACGATACTAAATCTTGATATTTCAAATAACTTAATAACCAATGTGCACTTTTAAGGAAAACTTGTCAGCTCTGGTCTGATGTTGTTACTTGATCTTGATCTCATGTAGAAGCACGTTTTTAACCGCAAATAACAGCCCTAAATCTTTAAACCCTTATATTTTCACTTACGGCGGAATACGTGCTACGAGTTACGCGCTACGTGCTTCGATTGGAGTATATTTCAGCACAACCACAATGTAAAACTAGGAGATAGGTTTAGGAATGCTATTATTTATAATGGTCTCGTTTtggcaatattttaataaaatgaaatattatcgTTTCCATATAGATATAGTAAACTTACGATGGTGTGCCACGTTATTCGaggtttaattttttgttaccACGTACTTACCTGATATTAACCGTGCCCAGattgttattttgaaaataagtaccttgtatataaaaaatagtaagcATCTCCAAACATTATTCCCCGTGTTTCCTGTGGTAGAATAGAGAAATTCATCGTATGTGTGTTTCCATTGTCATCGTAAAAATAAATCCATTCTTCTCCATACTCGGGGCCCTGTTCGTTTTGATAATCGAGAGCAGATGCTGTAACAGATATTTATAACGTGTCtcaagtataaatatttaaaacaaaaatgtttattgtaactgtcaCACTGGTTTAGTAGTAAAAGTAACTTAATGTTcaatatacttattaaaatattttttgctaaaaTACAACTGTATGTCATTTTTACCAATTGCTAATGCAGATAATATAATAGCTAGTTTGGAAATCATTTCAGCGTGTATGCGTTGTACGCGTGTTGGCGTTGAGGTATTAGCTTCGACTAATTTGGATTATTCTTAGCTTTCCAGGAAAGGTACCAACGGATATTTGTCTTATCACTAGCCATGTTTTAGAATTTTATCTCTCACTTATTACCTACGTATCTACCGACTTTTTTACTTACTCATACAGGACAGCGAATGTTATGTTAGAAGACGCTTCTATTGAAGAGTTCCTGAAAATTTTTTTGCTCGTAATATCTAGTTCCTTGTCAGCCAACAGAGCATGCTTTATTATTAAAGGGTTAGGCGttatttcttaacaaaaatTGTCAGTTCAGGTTTAGGTAGTTGTAGTATAGTTATAGATAAGGACATCTAATAGGTAGccttatgtaggtaagtatttcaGTCTTGATTTCGCCCTGCCCTGGTGATACTCCGTGGGTGGGTGGTTTGGTCTAGTGCACTAGTCTAGTCACAAGCAGGTTGTTGATAGGAGGATGATATGATGAATAAAAGTTGCTAGACAgctgttttatttcaatttcgaTATTCTCCAGTCCTTGGTTTGTGTGCACCTTTGCTACCGAATATTGGGTGGGTTACATGTATAAGAaatgtcttattttatttaggttacTTACCAAGTACTTATCTGTTCAGATTGgggtaaaaataatacaaccaTATAATCATAGCAacgttattgtatttttatttttttgaattgAATCCTTTTTGTGCTTACACAGTAAACACATGATCTCAACacttataactaaaaatattctataaatGAAAATGGATATTTACTCGagttataaaaatgttgctcgtgcatattttgttttcaatcgAGGCAAACTTATTGTGGAGTCGTTGGAGTAACAGTTAAAGTGCTCAGTATGATATTTTGAAGATTcgagtattttataatatcacTTATTGTGCTGAGATATTGTGCATTATGccttaagtttttaatatttgggTGCCCTGTTTCACCGCAATACATTCTGCCAATGTGCAATAACTTCGTTTACTTACTTTCCTTTATACAAACTGATACATACGATTTAGTTACATTAATCTAATATATTGCTATCTTTTTCATTTTAGTCTAGAGATTGTCGAATGATGTTTGGGCTATTTATCCAGCAATGCAGTAACTTCTTAGCCTTCACTTAGGTTTATGAAATAATTGGACGATAAAATTGAGTGTGTAGACCGTTGAAGAAATGCAAGTGCTTCGATAGTGGGCTTACTTGTGTCTTTCTATGATATCGATAGAGTTGAGAGTTCTCAGACAAATAGAAGGCAGTCATAGATATACAAATTATCTGTAAAGGTTAAAATAAGTGAAAATGcgatttttaatgaaaattttagTATGTAAAGGAAGGATAATTTTATAATGGAAAAGACTAGATATCACATGGTTTGagctatatgtatatattactCTTGTTTCTTACTCTTGTAcgtacaattataataaatttgtcaaaacaatacctaagtaggtacatacgtTGTGAACAGCTCACGTTAATTGAATTTTAGTCTTGGTGGTTGTTACAATGATcgcatttaaatataatttcagttAAACGAGTGATTTaggcattataatataaaacctaCGCATCCTACTCGAATGTAGTCGTGCACCTACGTATTGTGTGCGATACATGTGTGCTCGCTTGTATCACTCGCGCGATGAcatcaaatcaataaaacaaatatttacaattctaTAAGTACAAAAAGGTAAAACTTGTAAAAACAAGACTATTACTTCATAGTTCGTGATATGCCCGCCACGGTCAACAAAACAACAAGAATTAGGCACCTGCACGAGTGCCGGCCACTCGGCCACAAAGTAAGCTTGCCCAGCAATATCTGTTTGCATTACTCTACCATTGTCTCCATTGCATTCTATACGAAAGCATAATGAATCGAAATAAACAATAGTGACTTCGATATTTAccaataagtaatattttacagtTGGTCAGTCGAAATTATTGagcatattatacatacatacataattatttaacatattaCAAATTCATTATGGAACTGTGGATAATTTTATTGCACATATCGTCGATCCTAATATTCTAAGTGTATGCTATGGCGGAAGTTAGAGAAcaagtaaaaatataacaaaaacaaggaTCTATTGTGTCGTTATACGTAGCTTAAGTCTACACCGTCATCAGCAGTGAACTAATGATGCGCTTGTTCGCTGTCCTTGACGTAACAATACTCAGTGCGGACGGCACGCCGCGAGTCCGCCGCGTGCCCGCCGACGCCACGCGCCGTATTCCTCCGTACCAGACGCTTCCATGCACGCACATAAATAACTACACCTTAtcatacctacctatctatttGTTATgagtaatttattccaatttctTTAAAGCgtacatttttatacttattttaggAGGTCCTTAACTCGATATTCGAATAAAAAAATTCTGCGTTACAAACAATAGGTACAAAAAGTGCGACGTGCATGCAAGGAAATATCTAAGAGCACATTTGACACAATAAGTAAACCTAATAACGAACATAACTCTAAACAGTCTTGGTTTTGACTGGTCAACTACATAGGTGGGATTACTCAAGGAACCGATAcgtaaattgaattattatttctggAAAATAACAAACCCAATTTAATACCCCGTAACGGACtgtaaaaatagtttaaaaaaatcacatacaaaattcttaaaaaatcttACTCAACATCATTTGAGTGAAGTCGAAAACAATTGACTGAACCTTCGCGAATTACTTTGGGCATTGAACATCAAGTCGCATTGTTATATCAGGTAGGTCACCATCAGTCAcacaagaataaaaaaataagtttagtcGTCAATATAAGAGAATATGTTCTTAATATAAACGTGGGAAGTTCCTAGTCGGCAGTGTCTAATGGCAACAGTGTGTAGTGCCTCACAAGTAGTCACAAACACTGGCAAACAGTTCTTCAGAACCTCAATCATACCACACcacacctaaataaataaatgtataagtataatatcTAATATGTTTTTACATATGTACAGTTGttccttttaaattattgtaactacataaataaaattaataaaaataaatttgtacttttaaaataataattc
This genomic window from Spodoptera frugiperda isolate SF20-4 chromosome 28, AGI-APGP_CSIRO_Sfru_2.0, whole genome shotgun sequence contains:
- the LOC118265115 gene encoding pancreatic triacylglycerol lipase; the encoded protein is MNFSILPQETRGIMFGDAYYFLYTRRNTEAEQLNVPDGNETFTSKYFNSSNEIKVVTHGWMSAENVDWLQNIKDEFLNKSDFNVITIDWSELSKNPIYPWSAFSTRYVGKKTAKLLDAIANSYGVDGRSMHLIGHSLGSHVMGYTGLFSNQTINRITGLDPARPLFELPLMPPNCRLDKSDAEFVDIIHTCAGIYGYAKSHGHADFYANSGRPKQPGCEGIQPVLEGCSHGRSNLFFGESIDSKIPFTSYPCESWDKFENGECRVNPTNMGYPVSTDSRGDYYLHTNSEPEFARGEEF